The genomic stretch TGACTGCAGAAGTATTGTTGCAGAAAACATTGTAGCAACTTGGACCAGTAGCTTAATTTAATAAGAGCAAAAGTCACAGGGTGGAAAGAAAAGCATTTtcacagcttgccattcaggtatttactagcccaaaggtcatttcaactagcccaaaagctttttgacgagcagaattgatttcacagttcttcttcaatttgaattcctcaaaaaacgcCATTTGCcagtcaggcaagttaagaacagaatttacTTGCCCGAAAGGAAACttcactagccctgggctatcggacactactttctttgcacgctgaatcAAGATAAAAGAACTTTTGTCAGTGTCTAACTTCACAGGCAAGTTTGTTTAGCTTGTGCAATATGTTTGTCGGAAGTGTGTTTTATTTTGGCTTTGTGTACTGTCAAAACATTGCTTTTTTCCCTAATTAGTGATATCCAATATTTGGAATCCATTTAGAATTATACCCTGAAAAATCCACATTTAGCTTGATGCTTTCACATCTGATGGATAACAGTTTCAGCTCCATACTTCAGACCCAAGTTGATCTTGCATGCAAACTGCCgtgtttgtaatttttttttaactaagcTGCCAAGGTAATGCTAAATATGTTTTTCAATTATTTACatatttgaaaatgaaacaggGCAATACagaaataataagaagaaaacaGAAGGAATACAGTGGGATCTTCTTGACAGGATATTCACAGAGGGTCGCTCATCCAACATGGCTTAACTTTAATCTTATTCAATCTTTATTTCACATGGCTTAACTTGAGTTGCGCTACCAAAAGGGTTGTGAGAGTTTGATGCAAGTATTTCCAGTTAGAATTGTCTTTGTGTTTTGTTATTAAATTAATACCAAATATTATAatacaatattttttgttattgttattactcTACAAAGGCATGAATgcgttattcttttttttacagagAGAAGTGGTCAAATCTTTTGACGCTTGTGAGTTGCACTATCATCAGTGAGAAGAGGAATGAAGATATGATTGCATATCTTCTCAGGTAGGTACATATTGCATTAGTAAAAAACAACTAAAGGTTAATTGATTGTAAGTGAGATCAATGCAAGGTGTTTCAGATTTCTAATTGCAGGCTTAGTAAAACGCTCTCGCTCCAATGCTTGGGTGCTTTGGATAAGGAATAAGATGAACATGTATATGGACATTATATTCATTTGGTGTTATTAAAAGGAGCTGTGCCACGAAATTcggccaaattaggaaattacaaaatgcccattagattaagagaaacaaaaaataacggcttaaaactttaaaggaaggttaaaataacgcaacagaaacaacagatgctaCGGattggcaaaactgaagaagattgaaacagattgaaattagggtttttgaaaactgttcagccgtACCCTAACatgcagtttttcaaagttgatccctgctccttgcagcttcaaaaataatgctcaggagacatatttgtttgtctcggatctctgattttgtcatttacatgtaatttctttgcttactttaagttccatagcgattgagggcgagtaattagcaaaattaaacaaaatgaactggactgccgtgacacagcccttttaattttttatattttattattattatttttatttatttatttatttgtttttgtgtttaatggttttttatttctttttaaatcctgCTCagcttttatttaattttttgacttCTCAGTGATGGGTATTAATTGCAGCACCcttaaatgtacatgtaccagAAGAAAAGTTTCATGGGTTAGAAGGTCAAAATGCACATGATCAGATTATGGGTGGTAGAAGGTTTAAACTTGCATTCTTGATCAGATTACCTTATTTGCATTCTATATCCATTCTTAGAGGAtatccaaaaaaaaatcgtgTCACACATACATTAAGGTTTAGTTTAAGAAGTGAaggaataaaaaatatattatgatTTTATTGTATCTCCAGTCTAGTAGAAGGGTATTCAAAATTAGAGAGACGTGTTCCATAACCAAACTTTTACATGCCAGAATGTCTTTAATGCTCATGATTCTGATCTCCCTTATTTTATAGTGAGAGCAGCTTGTTTGTATCCCGTACACGAGTAATCCTCAAGACATGTGGACAAACTACTCTCTTGTACTGCATTAAACCTTTGCTAGAACTTGCAGCAACAGAGTGTGGATTGACAGAGGTGCAGGTATGTACAACTTAAGTTATCAATGGAGAAAAATGTAAACGTTTGTCTGCTACTAGTTTAGATGGTATGCGGTgcattacttatttattaatGTAGCTTTGATAATGTTTTGCAGGATTTCTTCTATTCACGTATGAATTACCTAGCACCCAGCCTACAGCCAGCACCTCACCAAACTTTTGAGCAAGAGGTCTGCCttgtgtttctttttaatattcTGTGTTTAAttcttattcattcattcatttctaTGTAAACAAAGTGATAAATCATGGATAGTTGAGTacatttcttgtaaataattttatgaGTAGCAAATAAGTATAGGCAGAGGGAAAGATATTATTTTTTGAGCTTGGGTTTGAATGTGTATTCCAGTGTTCTCACCAGGCCGCGGCCTTGCGGGATTCCCGCAAGAAAAACTGAAATGGCGCATTAAAACCAAGAAGATGCGCCCGTTAGGGCGCAGGGGCAAGCTACGAGTCAAACGTTTTAATGGTCAACCTAACACTAAAGCATTCTGtttgtttgaataaataaaaaacatgatATCAGATGagtctttaattttgttgccTTTACTTTCACTGGTCCCACGCACGTCCCACTACATCGTAAACTCCTCCTCTGAATCGTAAACACCtcttccgccatattggatcaggtaggtacttcatgtaacAGACATTTTGGAGTGCGGGCTCAGGTTCTTCGTACCGCATGTTTTTTGTAACTTTGTCCCCCTAATGTTCTTACAGGGCCCCTATTTCTCAGAAGAGGGGGCCCTGGGACTCCCCAAGGCAAAATCCTGGTGAGAACACTGGTATTCATATTACTATGCACAATTTCAAAATGTTAATTTCGTTCATTGTTGAAATTGATGCCAAAATCCATCCAATCCACTGGTCATATGAATATTATGTTGGACCTATCATagtgggtttttttttgtttctttgtaggTCCAGTGGCTAGataaattattttcaggtaTGTTCTGACACTTCTGTAGATTTCATGTGTCTCTTGTAGTAGATCATATTATTCAGTTCATCTTAGGAAAAAAAGAGGACCAACAAAATAGACCAAATTACAATACACAGTCAAACCCCCACTTTACGGACACTCACTTAATACAGACAGTTTTCCCTGTTCCTGGAGAAAACATGCCATTTCATTTCCTCTAAATTtaacccacttaatacagactctttctatggccccctttGTTTCTGTATCatgaatgtaaaaaaaagtaaaggcaCACACAAGCCAAAGGTATTAATGTAGTTTGAATTCATTACATGTAAAATTCAGACTCGGCACCAAAGCTTtggagaataaaacaaaagaagtcatcttagcaatgaataatacatttcctTTCTTCCTCCAAGCCTCGGCGCCAAGTCTAAAGTTAAAAATTGACCTATTTTCCTACATAATATATATCTCTATGAAACAGTGAAGCAGTTAAGTTCTGCTGTTTCATCTTTTTTACAACCTAGTTTGAATTTATAAATCTATGCTAAAGCTCAAAGGCAGGATGTTTCTGATAGGAAGTTAATTTTATCTTTAAAACTGTAACTATTTTTCCTATTCTTAGATGGTGCAGGATATGCTCTTGGAAGATTAAATGGTCAAGATACATGGTAAACAATTATGTACAACTCAAAACCTGCTCAAGACTTATTCTTAATTACCAATGTACATTGTTAAAATGAGAAGAATATTAACTGTTTTTTAATACAACATCAACAATTTTCCTCTTTTggttattttcctttattgctTGTAACCTTTGGAGGAAGCTTTTGGCCACACTGCAACTgaattattatgatgatgatgagttaataatttattttaccGGTATTTATGTTCTAGGTACTTGTACACACTTGATAACATCTTACCAGGAGTGACTGAGCCTGACCAAACTTTGGAGATATCCTTTTAAGTTTTACTCAGAGTAGCACCTCAAGTTAAGTTTTACCTTAATCCTATGCTTCTAACCTCGTCTTAGTTCTTGATAAATTGTTCTTGATTCTGGATCCTGGATTCATGCAGGAATTGAGAATTGAGTCAAGAATTGAGACTCACAATGGAATGTCAACTGACTTTCAAACGGTTAACTGTATGTGAAAGCAGATACATGTATGCCAACTCTCCAAGATTATCCAGAAGTCTCGCAGATACTTGATCAATCTCCTACTCTCTTGACAGGTCACCAAATCTCCCAGATAAAATCAACTTTTGAGCTTTCCTGTGCTTTAGTATGGAATTCAGCCCAAATTTGACCCGTAGTATGGTTTCTGGGGTATTTTTGTGCAATATTTTATcaatgacaaagattattttgtcattacaattacaattaaaatCAATTCATGTTGAtatggagggggggggaggggtggggttgGTTGTTGAAAGGGGGGAGTCTCCAGATCTTGGCATCTCTGTGAGGGTATATATGTTACTAATGTACAAATTGACCCTGTCAATGGGTTTTTATGGAACTGAGGTAACCTGAGACTTGGCTTGAGATGCTCATATTCGCTCATGATgaagtttaaagttttttcttgacgcctttgttttgtaaaatactaCAATTACATTCCTTGGGAAAGGGATCATTTAAAGTAATTTTTCGTTAACTTGTATACATCTTGATGCTGGATCTTGATCGAGAGGTTATGAACAAGTTCTACAAGTCAAAATATTCTGATCCTGATGAAGTCACTAAGGTGGGCTTTTTTTGCCAGGGTAATGTTTACATGAATAAGTCACATTCAAGTCTTGTAGAGGCAACTTCCTTAGATTTGAGCTCTTATTTTGTAGCTAGTTTTGCCCCTGGTTTCTTTGGATCATTGTACGTTTccaggaaactgcccacctacccctcccctaagccaacaatttgccctaagtgagaagtaggagttaatgttggcttaggtgAGGGGTAGGTGGcaagtttcccagaaacgtataatgatctgTTTCCTTTAAGGTTTGAAACAGAAGGAGGCTTTTTAAAGGTAGACAGCAGTGCAGAGGGAACAAAACCTGGATCAATTAACCCATGTAAAACCCTGTCTGTTACCCCTTAGAGATCCATTCCAGATTTTGTCGACGTCTACAGCAGTCAGTTTCACAGGTCCTAACAAACTAATACTGTCTGTGGGCATACTTCCTCAGAaatctttttttacaaaactgaCTGATGGAAAACAAGACGTTTTGTATCAGTAAACTATTCTGATAAAAATCACTGTGTTTACTTTTTAGTTCATTAGTACCATGTATTTCACTCAAAGGCAGATCATGGAGAACTGAATGGGAACAATTTAATTATATTAAATATTACGGCATTGAGTTTTCAAAACATTGCTGGCAGTTTCAGGTGGTAGTAATAAATCAACATTGTTTCCTTATGAAAGTAGTTGGCAGATTAGCAGGCAAAATTAGCCAGCTGCCAGCTAATATAATATCCTTTTCttgcaatattatt from Porites lutea chromosome 1, jaPorLute2.1, whole genome shotgun sequence encodes the following:
- the LOC140921168 gene encoding S-adenosylmethionine decarboxylase proenzyme-like isoform X1 — protein: MIAYLLSESSLFVSRTRVILKTCGQTTLLYCIKPLLELAATECGLTEVQDFFYSRMNYLAPSLQPAPHQTFEQEVQWLDKLFSDGAGYALGRLNGQDTWYLYTLDNILPGVTEPDQTLEILMLDLDREVMNKFYKSKYSDPDEVTKETGISEFLPGAVIDAALFEPCGYSANGLLDESYFNIHITPQPECSYVSFETNIKMSSYKELISRVLEAFKPGRFLMTLFANEGAPCGFSYKTFQEGSIAGYKRNDLQLSQMKMYNLTYGHYEKI